A segment of the Parasphingopyxis algicola genome:
CCGGTCAGCATGATGCTGCACGGCAACAGCTGGGCGATCGGCGCGATGCGATCAGGCACCGCGCTGTTCTTCAACAAGCTCGCTATGTCAGCCAATATTCCCAACAATTATGTATCGTGAAAAACATCTCGCGCTCCGGGATGCTGGCGCGGACTTTCATTCCGCTTGAAAAGCGCGACAAACAGTTGATCGAGTTCCGCAGCGGCCGAAGAATACTGGGTCGCGTCGCTTGGACGAAAGACGATGTTGCCGGCTTCGAGTTCGTCGACAAGGTAGATCCGGACGCGATTTTCAAACCGCAAAGCTTTGAAATCCTTCCTCGGACCCCGCGGCTGGAACTCGATATCGTCGCCCGCTTCGAAACCGAACATATCATGGCGATGGTCCCACTGCTCGATATCTCGCAGACCGGGGCGAAGATCGAATGCCATGGTATCGCGCGAACCGGAAGTCCGGTCACGCTCCATGTCGAGAATTTGGCCCGGCTCCCCGCGGTCGTGCGCTGGTCCGATTCCGGGCAGATGGGCTTGTTCTTCAAGAACAAAATTCCGCTTGCGACACTCGCAAAATGGGCGTGCCGGAAGAAGCCGCGCCGCAGCCTGATCGATTATTGTCTCGACCAGGCGTCGCTTCCGGCCGGTGCCCGGCTTGACGAGGACTGGCAGGACCTGTGCCGCCAGATCGACACGCTGACGCAGACGTCCGACAGCGGCTAGACTTCGAAAAAATTCGAAAGACGTTCAAACGCGTCGGCGAAATCCTGCTTGAATTGCTGGACGACCTGGCCCGATGACATGGGTTCGTTCATCAGGCCCACCCCTTGACCGACCCAATAGGTTGCGAGTTTCTTCGCGCCCGCGTGACCGCCCTGGCTCAGCTTGTCGATCTGCCGCAGGGCCGGTTCGCTGACCATCGACTGGAGCGGCATCGGCAGCGGGTCCGGCGCGTCCTTGGCCTCCCAGGCATCGGTCCAGG
Coding sequences within it:
- a CDS encoding PilZ domain-containing protein, whose translation is MKNISRSGMLARTFIPLEKRDKQLIEFRSGRRILGRVAWTKDDVAGFEFVDKVDPDAIFKPQSFEILPRTPRLELDIVARFETEHIMAMVPLLDISQTGAKIECHGIARTGSPVTLHVENLARLPAVVRWSDSGQMGLFFKNKIPLATLAKWACRKKPRRSLIDYCLDQASLPAGARLDEDWQDLCRQIDTLTQTSDSG